The genome window TGGTAAGAAGTTTCATCACTAGAAGCAAGTGagaaaacaaacattttcaGTACCGTGATTACTACTATATCTCCATTAGGTTCGAACCTATGTCTCTCCTTGAGGGTATCCAATGTACCTCACTATTTGCACCCAACACTTGTTGGTTCATGAGACTTTCTTTGTTAATATGACTTTTgtcattattaacatatattgaaattactACCCAACGTATTAATTTGTCGTCCAAAATCTTTCGATATTTTATAATCATGTTAGTTTTCGATTAAATTTAGAGCTAGACCGGAATCAAACTCTTAACCAagaagtaaaatatatatttagcaaaaatataaattttagaaacttgaaataagatttaaatatggatgaaaaaaatataaatcattatatatattaggcacatttataaattaatatatttagcaaagggtataaattatgttaggatgattttaaaatatttaattttaagtaccCATAAAATGGTATCGCATTATTTACCTTTAAAATGTAAAAGCATTATTATACACGCATTGATATTTACTATCTTCTccaatttaactttaattaattaaaaaaacttaactttaattaaaaattaaaaaataaaaaataaacaaacacttttcttattttataattttaaatcatttttaatttttaccttaaagaaatcattgtttttttttgttataaattttggaatattCTCTAATACTAAATtatctataaataatttttcaaaccAAATCCTAACAGAGTTAAACTCATACAATTTACTTACAAATAACTTAACATGTTTATATGTAAATGGAAAAGCTATAgttacataattatatttatttctattattttccatcatcattaCATTACCTTACAAAACATCCATATATCACTGCTAAACTATCTCTACCTCTGTCGGGGAGTGCTTATTCACAAAATTCATAGTAGCTGCATCATTGTCAGTGCTTGTGCATCTCCTTCTCACCTCATTAATGAAGGCTTGTATGTTCCTATCAGAGGATCCGCCACCTGCCATCACTGCCTCCGCCGCAGCCTTCCACTTCAAGGCGTTGCGCTTCAAATCCTTTGCCTTCGGCCCCACTGTTGCTTCCACAAAGCATTTCGCCACCTCCTCCTTTGGAATTATCCTGTTTTCTGCCTCTCCACGGCCCATTCTCACCCCGGTCTTGAACACATCGACCAAATAAACAGCGTTCGTCACTTGATCGCCCCATTGAGGGAACGCAACGATGGGCACACCACATGACAGTGCCTCCATCGTCGAGTTCCAACCGCAATGCGACACAAAGCAGGAAACCGAAGGGTGAATCAGCACTTTATCTTGTGGACTCCATTGCACGACCTTGCCATTGTCACCCACTTTCTCCAAGAACCCTTCAGGCAAAGTGTGGATTGGAAGGCCAGACTCCTTTGCCGGTGGTTTCATCACCCACAAGTATGAGATACCAGTGGCTAACAGCGCTTCAGCTATTTCATCCACTTGTTCTTGTTTCAAGTAAACAACAGTACCAAACGAGATATATATCACTGACGCGGCCGGTTTGGAGTCGAGCCACTCGATGCAGTCATCAGGTTTCATGATGTCACAACGGATCGTGTTGTTTGGTACTTCGGGGTACTTGAACAATGGACCAACGGTCTTTATAAGGCAAAACTTGGACATGTATTCAACCATTTCAGGCTCGAGTTCTTGGAAAGTGTCCATCAATACGCAAAATTGCTTATCAAGTTTCTTAAGTTGACCAAGAATGGCCGTCCTCAAGTAAGCAAAAGGAGTTGAAGGGTGCAAAAAGCTAGGAACTTCATCGTGCTTGAGAAGCGGCATGGACGGCAACTGAACATCAATTTCAGGATCAGTTTCAGTAGGAAACGTCACTAACCCATGATTGTAATGGTAATAGGCGGCGAAACACGCGCAAGACTGCACCCAAAGCATTGCAGAAGGGATGCCTAGACTTTCAGCAACATCAGATGCCCAAGGAATGAAAGGGTTGTTGATTAAGCAAGAAACGGGGCGGTTTTGCTCGGCGTATCTCTCGATCATCGCTGAAATCGCTGGTTTGCCTGCGAGCTCCAGTTGGTGCATGTATTGGTCGAGGTGTGCGCGTCTGGGGTCGTCGTCGTCCCAGCCATCCTCGAACGATCCGAACTGGAGAAAGCCGTCGCCCACTGGGATAGGGTGGTCGTCAGTGATGTTGTTGGCTTCAGCCATCTTTTGGGCGAAGCCTTTGGGTGTAGATAGTGTGACAAACAAACCCTTGGAAGCGAGGCGCTTGCCGAGTCTAAGAAGAGGGTTTACATGGCCTTGGCCTGGAAATGAAACAAGAAAGACATGAAGCAGAGACTCAGTTCTCATTGTAAACTTTAAAAAAGAGGAAGATTTTGATTGTCTCTTGAAGAGAGAAATGGCAGTGTGCGTATATATAGTGATTTATGCTAACCGAGGAATACATGCCGTGTTGTCGACAAATCAAATTCCAAGCAGTGCATTTATTTGGCATAATGATCGTTTTTATTACTTCACCTTTTAACtttcaaacttttaattatattgtttttttatttcaaatattgatttcaatattaacttttaatgttaTTGGTGATAATTTCCATCCGTTAGGACTTACCAATCATTTGTCAGAGACTCAAGGCCCATCTACttgaatttttagttgaattgaaATACTTCACTAAATTCTATTTTACTAgcatgattattgtaaattctaaaagataaaGAATTTAAATCTTTCAAGACTCTTTTATTGTAGATGGAAACCAATCTTGGTCATTGATGTAATCTAATTTGTACTATTGGATGTGAGAGAGctcaaattataaatagaggtctctTCCTTCGTTTGTAATCACTTCATTCTTTcagagttaaaaaatatattgagagTATTTGCTCAAACGTCTTATATGCATTactttcctttaattttttttgttcttcatTGCTCTTTTGCTCGAATTTGTTTTTACTATACTTTGGTGCCTTAGAGAATTTGTGTGAGAATTCTCATTTTTGCAAGAGTTAGATTTACTTAAATAGATTTGGAGCAAAGAAATCGCCTGACATAAGCCCTTATATTAAACGATGTTGTAATGAAACCATGAttcataattcaataaaaattaattaaattttcatttatacatatttaaataacaaacaaaattttatatgtgatttaattatatattaaattaaaattcatatataattttaatactttatcAATTTTTTCCGGTTGActcataatatatttattagtaGCTTTTCTTTTCATACTTATACAAATTTACCATCTCaattattttaagatattataaatcattaattgaatttatgtcatattttattttaaatataattatcaaaataaaaattatatctaccaatttgatataatttcaactttttaaaatcgataaattaacacaattattaatGCAATTATACATGTAACATCTTAAATTTTGCCGATGACGTACTGAATGACGTGCTGGGACGGGGTTAAATCAGAAGAATAAAAAGTGAGAGAAATTGGCATTTTGGGACTTCACTTATTAACAAAGAGACGAAGTATATGAATGCGATGCATACTAAATACTCTGCTATCATACATTGATGTTTTGGCTCCTTATGTGGTCCCTTCTCAGTGCTATTTTTCTAAACATTAGCATATGATGCGAACTAGCAATAACACTGGCACTTATGTATGGTACTCGAGATTGAGAATTTGTTGATGTGCGGTGCAGGTTCATGCTCAAATTACGTTTTTATTATTGCCTCTTAATAATGAATGGTTATTATGGAACTCGCATAATACATGAAGTTGTGGTAGTATGGAGGTGGATTGGCGAACTCTTTGctgaaaaaaatgtaatttttggaaACTTTAAGGTATATTCTCGATTGGTTaaggtggagagttgaatcataaaattatgatattatattcAACTCCATGAGAtctttacaacggtatatcatatgctcaaaatagttgagtgatgaatgagaaattgatgctcaaagcaAGCTACTTGTGAATTATGTTGAGGAAAATGAAAAGCATTAGTCCCACATTGATTGGGAATCAAGTGTCGAacttgtgtatatatatatatacacatatgtaAACTAACtcaataattattgaattactaaattaatgttCTTCCTCATGTGTAGGGGATGCAAATCTAAATTCATCAGGGTTGGAGGCGCACTACCATTACACGGGAGATAGATGACcaacatttatttctttttttcatacTATGTTGGTTGCTTTGTAAGAACAACaatctctttgttttttttttctaatgatcATAATTGTGTAAATGATATTCTGAATAAAAGTTTTACTTGGGCAAGAAATTTTGCAACGTCACTCTCAAAGATCTTACAACCTTAATCCTATGGTCTCATTGGGGCATTGGACTCCTCCAGAGAATGGTTGGATTAAACTTAATACTGATGGGGCTTTGGCTTCAGGTAACACTACTGCTTCTATTGGGGGTGTGTTTAGGGACTCTAATGCAAATTGGTTGGGTGGCTATTCAATAAGGATTGGCAAAGAATCTATCTTTAAGATTGAAGCTCGAGCAATTTTGGAAGGTTTGAGCAAAGCATGAGACAAGGGGTTCAAGTAGATTGAATTGGAATGTGATAATGCACTCTTGATCGAGTTGCTTTTAGTTGGATGGCATGCCGATAGTAGATTAGTGGAGTTACGCTTAGTACATTAGCTTCTAAGTAGGAATTGGAAAGTAAGGGTTCGTCTCATTCCAAAATCTTTGAATGAAGTGACTGATCATATGGCAAAAGGTATTGTAACTGGGCTCGCACTTCTATAGTGGTTTGTGGAGCCACCATCCTCTATGGTTAATTTATTGTTAGCTTATTGCAATGCTTCCATGTGGATTTAGTTTGAGGGTTTGATGTAATCGCTTTGTACTGTCTTTTCtacaaaaaaatgtattttttacgATTGTGATGATATTTATAGTTTTACTTATTGTCATTGGCAAGTGCTAGATTATGGCACATTCACAATTATGTAGTAACtatatttattgttatattttggCTTAACTCATGATTTGGTCTTTGAAGTAtacaaattttcttattttggtatctaaaacatttttttttgtcccaatttgatttttaaagtaTCAATCATTTCCCAATGTGGTATCAAAAGTATGTATCCGTATATTTCTTTAGTCCATTTTTTGACGGACGTTGACAAAAATCTTATTGCCAATTACAAAGCGCCATGTGGTGcctttatgtaaaaaaatatgttcttttattaaatgtatatacacgttataaaatataaaaatggaaataaatatataaaaatttagaaaatgtataaataatctagaaaaaaatataaattataaaaagattataaaaataaaattacaaaaataagacaattgaaaataaattagttgaaattaataaaattattaaaaatgtacaaaaataaaaagtttaaaatatttttattaaattctaaaaggtatttaaatttcaagtttttttacaatcacttgaaatttaaatacatgttttaatttttataatatttttcaattttatatatgattttgaatttctaaaatttataattatatatttttgaattttataaaaaattattataaattttatttatacattatatattattttttacatttttaatcaatataatatataatattaaaacaataaaaaagacaaaTGATGTATTCTAATAGTGTCGTGTGGTCGGTCAACACATGTCCACAGCCCATCAACGATCAATCAaagttgttgacaccattttttttggatgaaaacggggtcgacttgggtttgaaaaatgaaaacaaaaacgggagtcgccaccaatcctttttgataaggtgtgattggatcacctcgaaaagttgttgtttttaataaaaggtttgattttattaaaacaacaagtttggtccatgaaattcagaaaaatgggttcgggagtcggttacgctcgaggaaggattagcaccctcgatacgcccaaaattggtacctagttgattatttaatgttttagtgtcgaaaaactgaaaactttaaagaaatttaaaatacgatcctaaaaaaaaaaaactcaaatagcatagattaaaattcaagaggatatttggcaatttggttaaacgtgaaatcgaaacccagcaccttagggcacgtttctcGAAttcccaaacgcaaaacattgccttatttttgaaaagtttttttaaaggatatttagctatttggttgaatgagaaaaatcgacacccagcaccttagggcacgctttctcgaatttccaaacgcaaaacattgccttattttaaaatttttaaaaggatattgaGTCATTTGGTttaacgagaaaaatcgacacccagcaccttagggcacgtttttcTCGAAtctccaaacgcaaaacattgccttattttggaacaatttccttttttgaaatatggtatttatatgcataatggaataataaataaaataatatgaaaaaaaaaacgaataataaataataataataataatatatacgTATACTAAactataaagttttaaaaggcaaaaataaataagaaaataccaattcataaaaatatagatatatggACATGCaagtaaattat of Gossypium raimondii isolate GPD5lz chromosome 3, ASM2569854v1, whole genome shotgun sequence contains these proteins:
- the LOC105795212 gene encoding gallate 1-beta-glucosyltransferase 84A24-like, with product MRTESLLHVFLVSFPGQGHVNPLLRLGKRLASKGLFVTLSTPKGFAQKMAEANNITDDHPIPVGDGFLQFGSFEDGWDDDDPRRAHLDQYMHQLELAGKPAISAMIERYAEQNRPVSCLINNPFIPWASDVAESLGIPSAMLWVQSCACFAAYYHYNHGLVTFPTETDPEIDVQLPSMPLLKHDEVPSFLHPSTPFAYLRTAILGQLKKLDKQFCVLMDTFQELEPEMVEYMSKFCLIKTVGPLFKYPEVPNNTIRCDIMKPDDCIEWLDSKPAASVIYISFGTVVYLKQEQVDEIAEALLATGISYLWVMKPPAKESGLPIHTLPEGFLEKVGDNGKVVQWSPQDKVLIHPSVSCFVSHCGWNSTMEALSCGVPIVAFPQWGDQVTNAVYLVDVFKTGVRMGRGEAENRIIPKEEVAKCFVEATVGPKAKDLKRNALKWKAAAEAVMAGGGSSDRNIQAFINEVRRRCTSTDNDAATMNFVNKHSPTEVEIV